A genomic window from Peromyscus maniculatus bairdii isolate BWxNUB_F1_BW_parent chromosome 1, HU_Pman_BW_mat_3.1, whole genome shotgun sequence includes:
- the LOC102926565 gene encoding olfactory receptor 5P76-like, whose translation MAFLEDGNHTAVTEFILLGLTDDPVLRVVLFIIILCIYLVTVCGNLSTILLIRVSSQLHHPMYFFLSHLASADIGYSSSVTPNMLANFLVKRSTITYLGCAIQLGSGAFFGTVECFVLAAMAYDRFMAICSPLLYSMKMSTQVCVQLLIVAYISGFLNASSFTLSFFSFLFCGPNRINHFFCDFTPLVELSCSDDSVSIVLATISVGTVIVFTVLVIAVSYTYILITILKMRSTEGRQKAFSTCTSHLTAVTLFYGTVTFIYVMPKSSYSTDQNKVLSVFYMVVIPMLNPLIYSLRNNEIKGALKRQFGRKILS comes from the coding sequence ATGGCTTTCTTGGAGGATGGGAACCACACTGCAGTGACAGAGTTCATTTTATTGGGCTTAACAGATGACCCAGTCCTTAGAGTCGTCCTATTCATCATCATCCTGTGCATCTACCTGGTGACTGTGTGTGGGAACCTCAGCACCATTCTTCTCATCAGAGTCTCTTCCCAGCTCCATCATCCCATGTACTTTTTTCTCAGCCACTTGGCTTCTGCTGACATAGGGTACTCATCTTCTGTCACACCCAATATGCTTGCCAACTTCCTGGTGAAGAGAAGTACCATTACCTACCTTGGATGTGCCATTCAGCTTGGATCAGGTGCTTTCTTTGGAACAGTTGAGTGCTTTGTTCTGGCTGCTATGGCTTATGATCGCTTCATGGCAATCTGTAGCCCATTGCTTTATTCCATGAAGATGTCCACACAAGTCTGTGTCCAGTTGCTTATAGTAGCATACATAAGTGGTTTCCTTAATGCCTCCTCCTtcaccctttccttcttttcttttctcttctgtggaCCAAATAGAATCAAtcactttttctgtgattttACTCCTTTAGTTGAACTCTCCTGTTCTGATGACAGTGTCTCTATTGTTCTTGCAACTATTTCTGTTGGCACTGTCATTGTGTTCACAGTGCTTGTCATAGCTGTCTCCTATACCTACATCCTCATCACCATCCTGAAGATGCGCTCCACTGAGGGTCGCCAgaaagccttctccacctgcacCTCCCACCTCACTGCAGTCACTCTCTTCTATGGGACTGTCACATTCATTTATGTGATGCCCAAGTCCAGCTACTCCACTGACCAGAACAAGGTGTTGTCTGTGTTCTACATGGTGGTGATCCCCATGTTGAACCCCCTTATCTACAGCCTCAGGAATAACGAGATTAAGGGTGCTCTGAAGAGACAATTTGGCAGGAAAATATTGTCTTAG